The following coding sequences are from one Amphiprion ocellaris isolate individual 3 ecotype Okinawa chromosome 19, ASM2253959v1, whole genome shotgun sequence window:
- the LOC111587719 gene encoding dual specificity protein phosphatase 3-like, translating to MKDKHSQQVKASAPDRFDMSSFEVSLQQLNDLLTDDSGFYSWPTKHFHEVYPRIYVGNAFVATNVMRLKRLGITHILNAAEGNSFMHVNTNAEFYAGTGIIYHGVQASDTDHFDISVFFEEGADFIEKALAYKNGKGKIYVHCREGYSRSPTLVIAYLMLRQNMDVHTALAMVRQKREIGPNDGFLRQLCRLNQRLAAEGKLWNK from the exons ATGAAGGACAAACACAGCCAGCAGGTGAAGGCTTCGGCTCCGGACCGGTTCGACATGTCCAGCTTCGAGGTGTCGCTCCAGCAGCTCAACGACCTGCTGACGGACGACAGCGGCTTCTATAGCTGGCCCACCAAACACTTCCACGAGGTCTATCCACGGATCTACGTGGGCAACGC ATTTGTGGCGACCAACGTGATGCGCCTGAAGCGTCTGGGCATCACCCACATCCTGAACGCCGCGGAGGGAAACTCCTTCATGCACGTCAACACCAATGCCGAGTTCTACGCCGGCACTGGCATCATCTACCACGGCGTGCAGGCCAGCGACACCGACCACTTCGACATCAGCGTTTTCTTCGAGGAGGGAGCCGACTTTATCGAGAAGGCGCTGGcttacaaaaatggaaaag GTAAAATCTACGTCCACTGCAGGGAAGGCTACAGCCGCTCGCCTACCTTAGTCATCGCCTACCTGATGCTTCGCCAGAACATGGACGTCCACACGGCTCTGGCCATGGTGAGACAGAAGAGAGAGATCGGACCCAACGACGGCTTCCTTCGGCAGCTGTGTCGGCTGAACCAGAGGCTGGCCGCCGAGGGAAAGCTCTGGAACAAGTGA